Genomic DNA from Amycolatopsis alba DSM 44262:
CAAACGAAATGCCACCCAAGAAGAAGAAGCTTGCGGCGATCATCAAGCTGCAGATCAAGGCGGGTGCGGCCAACCCCGCGCCGCCGGTCGGCCCCGCGCTGGGTCAGCACGGCGTCAACATCATGGAGTTCTGCAAGGCCTACAACGCCGCGACCGAGTCGCAGCGCGGGGACGTCGTCCCGGTCGAGATCTCCGTGTACGAAGACCGTTCGTTCGACTTCAAGCTCAAGACGCCGCCGGCCGCGAAGCTGCTGCTGAAGGCCGCGGGCGTGGAGAAGGGCTCCGGCGAGCCGCACAAGACCAAGGTCGCCAAGGTCACCTGGGACCAGGTCCGCGACATCGCGAAGACCAAGGAATCCGACCTGAACGCGCACGACATCGACCAGGCCGCGAAGATCATCGCCGGCACCGCCCGCTCGATGGGCATCACGGTCGTCGACTGAGTTCCACCCCGCACCACCGTGGGAGAGCCAGTGCTGGCTCCAACACCACACTGATCCGTTGAAGAGTTAAGGACAGAAGCAATGCCCAAGCACAGCAAGGCCTACCGTCAGGCTCTTGAGCTGGTGGACCGCGAGCGGCTCTACGCCCCGCTCGACGCCGCCAAGCTGGCCAAGGAGACCTCCTCCAAGAAGATGGACGCCACCGTCGAGGTCGCCATGCGCCTCGGTGTCGACCCTCGCAAGGCCGACCAGATGGTCCGCGGCACCGTGAACCTGCCGCACGGCACCGGTAAGACCGCCCGCGTCATCGTTTTCGCCGTTGGTGACAAGGCCGCCGAGGCCGAGGCCGCCGGCGCGGACGTGGTCGGCACCGACGAACTGATCGAGCGCATCCAGGGTGGCTGGCTCGACTTCGACGCCGCGATCGCGACGCCGGACCAGATGGCCAAGGTCGGGCGTATCGCCCGGATCCTCGGCCCGCGTGGCCTGATGCCGAACCCGAAGACCGGCACCGTGACCCCCGCGGTCGCGAAGGCCGTTTCGGACATCAAGGGCGGTAAGATCAACTTCCGCGTGGACAAGCAGGCCAACCTG
This window encodes:
- the rplK gene encoding 50S ribosomal protein L11 gives rise to the protein MPPKKKKLAAIIKLQIKAGAANPAPPVGPALGQHGVNIMEFCKAYNAATESQRGDVVPVEISVYEDRSFDFKLKTPPAAKLLLKAAGVEKGSGEPHKTKVAKVTWDQVRDIAKTKESDLNAHDIDQAAKIIAGTARSMGITVVD
- the rplA gene encoding 50S ribosomal protein L1; the encoded protein is MPKHSKAYRQALELVDRERLYAPLDAAKLAKETSSKKMDATVEVAMRLGVDPRKADQMVRGTVNLPHGTGKTARVIVFAVGDKAAEAEAAGADVVGTDELIERIQGGWLDFDAAIATPDQMAKVGRIARILGPRGLMPNPKTGTVTPAVAKAVSDIKGGKINFRVDKQANLHFVIGKASFDTEKLVENYAAALDEVLRAKPSSAKGRYLKKVTISTTMGPGVPVDPARTRNLLSEDA